In the genome of Spirochaeta cellobiosiphila DSM 17781, one region contains:
- a CDS encoding RHS repeat domain-containing protein: MSWPCSFYYSTDHLGSTVAITDEAGEKLWSAEYTPFGDKVVIDNPTGRDDFDFKYTGKDYDQELGFYYFNARWYDAQAGRFITEDPARDGSNWYLYTANNPLVFVNPSGLFFKRSGNESKKKSVDTEDKNKDKDVSEAEQRARDRLEK, encoded by the coding sequence TTGTCCTGGCCGTGTTCTTTTTATTATTCCACAGATCACTTAGGATCTACTGTAGCCATTACTGATGAGGCTGGTGAGAAGCTCTGGAGTGCCGAGTACACACCCTTTGGGGACAAGGTTGTTATTGATAATCCAACAGGGCGTGATGACTTTGATTTTAAGTATACCGGTAAGGATTATGACCAGGAATTAGGATTCTATTACTTCAATGCCCGTTGGTATGATGCTCAGGCTGGTCGGTTTATTACGGAAGATCCTGCCAGGGATGGGTCTAATTGGTATTTGTATACGGCGAATAATCCGCTTGTTTTTGTTAATCCTAGTGGGTTGTTTTTTAAACGTAGTGGCAATGAATCTAAGAAAAAGAGTGTAGATACTGAAGATAAAAATAAAGATAAAGATGTAAGTGAAGCAGAACAGCGTGCTAGAGATCGATTAGAAAAATAA